From the Candidatus Poribacteria bacterium genome, one window contains:
- the rpsH gene encoding 30S ribosomal protein S8: MSMTDPIADMLTRIRNANMAGHERVEIPSSRVKAEIARILAEEGFVRNYRLLEDGKQGILRIYLKYGNTKKEKVITNLRRISKPGRRVYAKADNLPRVYGGLGVAILSTSGGLKTTPECRKEKIGGEVLCYVW; the protein is encoded by the coding sequence ATGTCGATGACCGATCCGATTGCTGATATGTTGACACGTATCCGCAATGCCAATATGGCAGGACATGAACGCGTTGAAATCCCCTCTTCAAGAGTCAAAGCTGAAATCGCACGCATTTTAGCAGAAGAAGGTTTCGTCCGAAACTATCGCTTACTTGAAGATGGAAAACAGGGGATTTTAAGAATTTACTTGAAATACGGAAACACAAAAAAAGAGAAGGTCATCACAAACCTTAGGCGCATCAGCAAACCCGGCAGGAGGGTTTACGCGAAAGCCGATAATCTGCCACGGGTTTACGGAGGACTCGGGGTCGCGATCTTATCGACATCTGGCGGTCTAAAAACCACACCAGAATGCCGTAAAGAAAAAATCGGCGGTGAAGTTCTCTGCTACGTCTGGTAA